The Bradyrhizobium sp. 195 region ATAGGGTCTGAGAGAACCCCCGCGACAGGCCGTCGTGCGATGGCTTTGGACCTGGTCAATGCAATGCGGGATGACGGCGTGCTTATCAGCACGACCGGAGCCAATGAAGATACGCTCAAAGTGCGCCCACCGCTCGTTTGCCAAGCCGAGCATGTTGACCTTTTCCTGGCAACCATGGAGCGCGCACTCATCAAGGTGGCAGGCTAGATTGCAGAAGTCATCGGGGGCAGTTCTCGTTCTTTGGCGAGCCGCCGCAGAAGGCTATCAAGCCTGATGCCATGCCTGAATGGAAATTTGCACTTGTCCTTGCAGCCATCGAGCTAGCTCGAGTGCTTTTCCGGTCAGTTCAGCTTCTCCCGTCCAGATCAGGCCGTAGTGGCTTTCGTCGGGATCGAAACCGGCAGGGGCGATGAGCCGTCCTCTATCGATGTCGTCGGTAGCAAGGACCCACGGACTGAGGGCAACGCCCAATCCTGCCGATGCAGCTTCAACAATCAGGAAGTGATGGTCGTAGAAGCGGATTTCCGTGGGACGCCGCATTGACGGATGGGTGGAAAGCCACCGCGACCAAGCGTCCGGTCGGGTCTTTGAACCCAAAGCGATGTACTCCCCCGAGGCAAAGGCTGGCGCGAGCTGGGGGCTCATGACCGGCCCCACCTTTTCAGGAAAAAGACGCTGGACATGCCACGCCTCCGGAAGCGCAAAGTCGAGCCGGCGGATAGCAAGATCGATGCGCTCGCGGCGGAACTCGACGGGGCCGCCGCCGACTGACAGATGCAGAGCGATATCGGGGTGGTCGGCCTGAAAGCTTGCAAGCCTCGGAATAAGCCAGCGCATAGCGACTGAAGGCTCACATGAGAGTACAAGGGCATTCTGCCGAGCGTTGGCAGCGCGCAAGCTCTCAACGGTTGCCGCCAACTCGGCGAAAAACCGACCCACTGTAAGGTTGAGCACCTCTCCAGCAGCGGTGAGGCGCAAGCCACGTCCGCTTTTTTCGAAGAGTTTGAAGCCAAGGTCTTCGGACAGCTTGGTGATACGGCGGCTCACCGCTCCGTGGGTCAAGGCAAGGCTGTCGGCCGCAACGCGGACGGAGCCGAGGCGCGCCGTGGTCTCGAACGCGCGTAGATCGTCCAAGGAAGGTATTTCTGACCGCTTCATTGGTGACATAATATCACCAATAATCGCAAAAACTATCGCTTTTTTATGCTGGACTCAGTTGGGATAATTGACCCATGCGAACCAATGGCTCCTACACAATCGGCATTCTTGCCGACGACCTGACCAGTGCCGCGGATGGGGCCGCTCCGTTTGTCCAGCGGGGACTGCGAGCCGTTGTCGGACGACGCCGACTGCCTCTATCGAACGCAACGATCCTCGCCGCCGATAGCGGATCGCGATCGCTTCAAGCATCGCAAGCGGCAGAGCGAGCGTCGAAACTTGCCGCGCAACTTGCTTCACGAGATGTCCTCTACAAGACGGTGGACTCGACTCTTCGCGGCCACGTGAGGGCCGAGATCGAAGCGGCCTTCACCGCGAGCGGTCGCAAGATGCTGGTCTTCGCACCTGCGTTTCCGGGTGCTGGGCGTACGACCGTCAGTGGCGTTCAGCTTGTCGATGGCATCCCGGTCGCGGAGACCGGCTATGGTCGCGATCCCGTCCATCCGGCGCGACACTCGCGGCTGGTTGAGCTCGTCCCGACCTCCATCGGCAATGTCGTCATCCTTGATGCTGCGACACAGGACCAACTTGATGCAAAGATCGCAGCATTGCCGGATCCGGAGTCGATCCTTTGGGTTGGCTCTCCAGGCATGGCTCTGGCCTTGGCGAAGCGGCTTGCGCCAGTTCAGGTTGCGTCTGACGTGACGCTGGCCGGGGGCAGCGAGATTCTTGTTGTCATCGGCAGCGCTAACCCGCGCAGCCATCGTCAGGCGGACCGGATAGGGGTCGCGCGCGGTGTTGCCCTGTTACGAGCCCCGGTCGACCGGATCAACGACCCCCATTCCATCCTGCGCGAAATTGCGCATGCTGCGGCTCGAAGGTTAGTCGATGAGCGTTTCGACGTGGTGATAGCCACTGGCGGGGATACGATGGAAGCGATCCTCGATGGCCTGGACATCTCTGCGTTTGAGATCTTGCAGGAGCTCGAGCCGGGCTTTCCGCTTGGCCGCGCGTTCCTAAATGGACGAGAGCTCCTCCTGGCCATGAAAGCAGGTGGCTTTGGCGACGACAATACGCTGCGTCGTGCGATCGCGCAGCTCCGCCTGGGCGCCTCTGTATCAGGACAGGTTCTGTGATGACCCCAATCGCTCCCCTCGCCATCACCATGGGCGATGCCTCCGGCATCGGCCCGGAGATCGTGGCGAAGACATTGGCCAAAGGCGGCGAAAGCTTGGTCGTCTTCGGCAGCTCGGTCGTGATGGAGAATATCGTCCGTCGTCTGGGTCTCGGCCTCAAGGTCAAGCGCATCGCCGAGCCTCGAGAGGCGGTCTGAGCCGCGGTCCATCGAGGTCATCGAGGCGACGCAAATCGTCGCCCCGCCCCCGCTCGGGAGCGTCAGCGCCATCTCCGGCCAAGCTTCCTTCGACGCCATCGTCGCCGCCATCGCGGCAGCCAAAACCGGCAAAGTCAGCGGAATCGTCACCGCACCGATCAACAAGGAAGCGATGGCAAGCGCGGGCATTCGTTATCCCGGGCACACCGAGATTCTCGCCGAGTATGGTGGTGCGAAACGCGTCGCGATGATGCTGACCAACGACGATATCCGAACGGTTCTCGTCACGATCCACACGTCGCTGCGTAAAGCGATCGACGAAGCGGATTTCGATGCGCAGATGTCGGCGATCCGGCTCGCACATGAGGGTGGGAAGGCACTCGGAATCGCGGCACCGCGCGTTGCGGTCGCAGGGCTCAACCCGCATGCCGGCGAAGGGGGGCTCTTCGGCGACGAGGAAATCCGGATCATTGGTCCCGCAATCGAGGCGGCACGCGCAGAGGGCATAGACGCCAGTGGCCCCTGGCCCGGCGACACCGTCTACATGCAGGCCCGCAAGGGCCGCTTCGATGTGGTCGTGGCCCAATATCACGATCAGGGCTTGATCCCCGTGAAATATTTAGGCCTCGAAAAGGGTGTGAACATCACGCTCGGCCTGCCGTTCGTCCGTACAAGCCCTGATCACGGTACGGCGTTCGACATTGCAGGCCAAGGCATCGCCGACACCGCCAGTCTCGAGACCGCGCTGGCTTACGCGCGACGGCTCGTCGCCGTGCAAATTAGGACCAAGGAAGGGGTAGTCTAATGGGCCTTCGCTTCATCTTCATGCTCACGCGCAACGATCGCACCGTCGAGGACGCTTCGGAACAACTGAAGACCGCGCTGAGCCTCGGCGTTCGTCATATTGGCTTCAAGGACATCGGGCTGCCGATCGACCGACTCAAAGTCCTCAATCAGGCTATCAAGGCAGACGGCGCGACCTCCTATCTTGAAGTCGTTTCACTCGACCAGCAGAGCGAGACCGTTTCAGCGAAGGCGGCGGTCGAAATCGGCGTTGACGTCTTGCTCGGCGGCACGCGTGTTGACGACGTCCTGCCGATCCTTGGCGGCACGGACATTCAATACTGCCCCTTCCCGGGTCGCATCACCGGTCACCCGAGCGTGCTCGAAGGGAGCATCGGGGAGATCGTCGAGAGCGCCAAGGCGCTCGCCTCGCGGGAGGGCGTGCATGGCCTCGACCTGCTCGCCTATCGCTCCAAGGAAGACGTCCCGGCCCTCATCAAAGCGGTGTGCGCGGCGGTGCCCAAGCCCGTCTATGTGGCCGGCTCGATCGATACGCCTGAGCGGATCGCCGCCCTGAAGGACGCGGGAGCCGCCGGCTTCACCGTCGGCACGGCCGCATTGGACGGCAAGTATCCAGCGGGCGACAAGGATGTCGGTCGTCAGCTCGGGGCCATCATTCGTGACGTGGCCGCGCTCAATCGACATCTCTCGCCGCTCCGCAAGAAGAACCTGGCCAGCTCGTTCGGGCAGCTCAAGGAGACCTGGTCTCCGAAGATCGCCGGTCAGATCAACGACATGCAGATCAAGCTCGCCAAATTCGCTGGCGAGTTCGCCTGGCGCTTTCACCGGAGCAGTGACGAACTGTTCCTGGTGCACAAGGGCCGCCTGCTGATGAAGTTCCGCGATCGGGATGAGATCATCGAGCAAGGCGAGTTCATCGTGGTCCCGCATGGGGTCGAACATTGCCCTGTCGCGCTGGACGACATCTGCGAGGTCGTGCTGCTCGAACCCGGCACAGCCCGGGATGCCGGCACCGCTCACGAGGTCGCAGGCTAGGCTGCCTGCCTTCGATCGAAATGTTTTGTTGCCGTCGGCCGGCCTTCCGGTCGGCCTCGTTGCCCCCGAGCGCGATTACTCGTCGCCGTCCTCCTCCACCACCAAAGAAAGCCTGTCGCCATGTCTCTTCTCGTCAAGCTCGACCTTGCCCCCACCGCCGAACCAAAGCACTCCAAGACCCTGCCGGGCCGCCTGGTTTCCGGCGATCCGTCCTACAAGACCTGGGAGCAGGACTCCTCCCGCGGCGGCTCGGTGAAAACAGGGGTCTGGGAGGCCACGCCTGGCGAGAACCGCTCGATCAAGGGCGAGACCCTCGAGTACTGCCACATCCTTTCCGGCGTGGTGGAGTTGACCGAGGAAGGCAAGGAGCCTCGCATTTTTCGCGCCGGCGACAGCTTTGTGATGAAACCCGGCTATGTCGGCGTCTGGAAGACGATCGAGCCGGTGCGCAAGATCTACGTGGTCGTTAGCACGCCGGCGGCCTGAAACTGCCTTCGGGCGCCGGAGCAAAATGGGCTTTCCCGCGCGAGCGCTGCCTTCTCGGCGGCGCTAGCGGCTCAATCACGTTCTGCCCCGAGGCATATTCCCAATTTGCGGCGCTCTTTATCTTCGCCGCTCAGTGCTCTTGCGCACTGCTGCGATTGCCTCGTCAACGGCGGCGCGATCGACGTCGATATGGGTGACCCAGCGCATCCGTCCACCCGGCCAAAAGCTCGCGGCGATGCCTGGCTCACGCAGCGAGTCGGATAGCCGGGTCGCCAACTCGGGCGCGAGCTCAACAAAGACCATGTTGGACTGCGGCGGTGTGACCGTCAGTCCCTCGATTCCCATAAGTCCGTCCGCGAGCGCCTTGGCGTTAGCGTGATCATCGAGCAGGCGATCGACGTGATGGTCGAGCGCGTACAGCCCCGCCGCTGCAATTATTCCGGCTTGCCGCATCCCGCCGCCGAGCATCTTGCGCCATCGGCGTGCACGCGCGATCAATCTGAGATCTCCGACTAGCACTGATCCAAGCGGCGCACCCAGTCCCTTTGAAAGGCATACGGACACGCTGTCGAAGCCTTCTGCCAAGGTTGCAACGTCAACGCCGAGTGCCGCGGCCGCGTTGAATAGCCGCGCACCGTCAAGGTGGGTGGCGAGCTTCCGCTCCCGTGCAAACTCGACGACCTCGGCCAAATGGTTTCGGGGCAGAACCCGCCCGCCGAACGTATTCTCGATCGTGACCAATCGGGTGACCGCGAAATGCGGATCGTCGGCCTTAACCGCGGCGTGAAGATCGTCCATGCGGATCGTGCCGTCGGCCCGGACCGGCAAAGGCTGCGGCTGAACGGAGCCGAGCACGGCCGCGCCTCCAGCTTCCCACAGATAGGTATGAGCTCCGCTTCCACAGAGATATTCCTCGCCGCGCTGACAATGGCTCATGATCGCAGCGAGATTGGACATGGTACCGGTCGGCAGCAGCAGTCCCGCTTCCTTGCCGAACAGCTCGGCAACGCGCGCCTCCAGCGCCTTGACCGTGAAATCGTCGCCGAGCACATCGTCGCCTACCTCGGCGGCCGCCATCGCCGCACGCATTTGCGGGGTAGGGCGGGTGACCGTATCGGAGCGGAAATCGAGGCGGATTGCACTGGACTGCATGATCGAGACCCTATCGGTTTGCCTGCTTCGGTGGTGCTAGCAAAAGAATAGGCGTCGGACTATCGATACGGCCTGACGGGTTATGGTCAGATGGGATCACCAATGCAGCAGTTAAACGTTCCTCGCACCCCGACTTTCCAAGCGAACATCTCTGCAAAACCGTAGCCGGGTATTGCCGATCAGCTTGCGTCGGGACGATCGCACTTGAGCAGCTTGTATCACTCAAGCGGTCAAAACCCCGAATATGTTGCGAAGTCATGGGTGATTTCAGCACATTCTATTGCGCGTACGATGCGATGAACAGTGATCGGAAACTTGCTTTCCGCATTTGGCAGCCGAGGTTCGTTGGAACATGTCGCCCCACGTCGAGCGCATTCACAGCGATGAGCGTCTCCCGGCCGAGGCCGACGTCGTCATTGTCGGCGGCGGCATCCTTGGCTGTACGGCCGCCTATTACCT contains the following coding sequences:
- a CDS encoding LysR family transcriptional regulator; the protein is MKRSEIPSLDDLRAFETTARLGSVRVAADSLALTHGAVSRRITKLSEDLGFKLFEKSGRGLRLTAAGEVLNLTVGRFFAELAATVESLRAANARQNALVLSCEPSVAMRWLIPRLASFQADHPDIALHLSVGGGPVEFRRERIDLAIRRLDFALPEAWHVQRLFPEKVGPVMSPQLAPAFASGEYIALGSKTRPDAWSRWLSTHPSMRRPTEIRFYDHHFLIVEAASAGLGVALSPWVLATDDIDRGRLIAPAGFDPDESHYGLIWTGEAELTGKALELARWLQGQVQISIQAWHQA
- a CDS encoding four-carbon acid sugar kinase family protein, with protein sequence MRTNGSYTIGILADDLTSAADGAAPFVQRGLRAVVGRRRLPLSNATILAADSGSRSLQASQAAERASKLAAQLASRDVLYKTVDSTLRGHVRAEIEAAFTASGRKMLVFAPAFPGAGRTTVSGVQLVDGIPVAETGYGRDPVHPARHSRLVELVPTSIGNVVILDAATQDQLDAKIAALPDPESILWVGSPGMALALAKRLAPVQVASDVTLAGGSEILVVIGSANPRSHRQADRIGVARGVALLRAPVDRINDPHSILREIAHAAARRLVDERFDVVIATGGDTMEAILDGLDISAFEILQELEPGFPLGRAFLNGRELLLAMKAGGFGDDNTLRRAIAQLRLGASVSGQVL
- a CDS encoding cupin domain-containing protein translates to MGLRFIFMLTRNDRTVEDASEQLKTALSLGVRHIGFKDIGLPIDRLKVLNQAIKADGATSYLEVVSLDQQSETVSAKAAVEIGVDVLLGGTRVDDVLPILGGTDIQYCPFPGRITGHPSVLEGSIGEIVESAKALASREGVHGLDLLAYRSKEDVPALIKAVCAAVPKPVYVAGSIDTPERIAALKDAGAAGFTVGTAALDGKYPAGDKDVGRQLGAIIRDVAALNRHLSPLRKKNLASSFGQLKETWSPKIAGQINDMQIKLAKFAGEFAWRFHRSSDELFLVHKGRLLMKFRDRDEIIEQGEFIVVPHGVEHCPVALDDICEVVLLEPGTARDAGTAHEVAG
- a CDS encoding cupin domain-containing protein; amino-acid sequence: MSLLVKLDLAPTAEPKHSKTLPGRLVSGDPSYKTWEQDSSRGGSVKTGVWEATPGENRSIKGETLEYCHILSGVVELTEEGKEPRIFRAGDSFVMKPGYVGVWKTIEPVRKIYVVVSTPAA
- the ltaE gene encoding low-specificity L-threonine aldolase; its protein translation is MQSSAIRLDFRSDTVTRPTPQMRAAMAAAEVGDDVLGDDFTVKALEARVAELFGKEAGLLLPTGTMSNLAAIMSHCQRGEEYLCGSGAHTYLWEAGGAAVLGSVQPQPLPVRADGTIRMDDLHAAVKADDPHFAVTRLVTIENTFGGRVLPRNHLAEVVEFARERKLATHLDGARLFNAAAALGVDVATLAEGFDSVSVCLSKGLGAPLGSVLVGDLRLIARARRWRKMLGGGMRQAGIIAAAGLYALDHHVDRLLDDHANAKALADGLMGIEGLTVTPPQSNMVFVELAPELATRLSDSLREPGIAASFWPGGRMRWVTHIDVDRAAVDEAIAAVRKSTERRR